A single region of the Oenococcus kitaharae DSM 17330 genome encodes:
- the gnd gene encoding phosphogluconate dehydrogenase (NAD(+)-dependent, decarboxylating), giving the protein MKIGMIGLGKMGLNLVKNMIDHDISVVGLDLNPASVQEAVDFGAEAAKDTQELVDKLESPRIIWVMVPAGKPTNSTIDDLISKMDAGDILIDGGNSNFKDNLEQNVRTTKAGIKFFDAGTSGGMEGARQGGNFMIGGDDPEAWKTIEPLFKAISEKDGYLYTGKLGSGHYLKMVHNGIEYGEMQAIAEGFEVLEASQFDYDYEAVAKLWNHGSVIRGWLMELAQDAFSKDPHLDQIAGRMHSSGEGKWTMEEAMDLRVPTPVIALSLMMRYRSMQDDTFTGKVVAALRHEFGGHAVDKKA; this is encoded by the coding sequence ATGAAAATTGGCATGATCGGCCTTGGCAAGATGGGCCTGAATTTAGTTAAGAACATGATTGACCACGATATTTCAGTCGTTGGCCTGGATTTGAATCCAGCATCAGTACAAGAAGCTGTTGATTTTGGTGCAGAAGCCGCTAAAGACACCCAGGAATTAGTCGACAAGCTGGAAAGCCCACGTATTATCTGGGTCATGGTACCGGCTGGCAAACCGACAAATTCGACTATTGATGACTTGATCAGCAAAATGGATGCTGGCGATATCTTAATCGACGGTGGTAATTCTAACTTCAAAGACAATTTGGAACAAAACGTTCGCACGACTAAAGCCGGGATTAAATTCTTTGACGCTGGTACTTCGGGCGGAATGGAAGGCGCACGTCAAGGCGGCAACTTCATGATCGGCGGAGATGATCCTGAAGCTTGGAAGACGATCGAGCCTTTATTCAAAGCTATCTCTGAAAAAGATGGTTACCTATATACCGGCAAGCTTGGATCCGGCCATTACTTGAAAATGGTGCATAACGGTATCGAGTACGGCGAGATGCAGGCAATCGCCGAAGGTTTTGAAGTATTGGAAGCTTCACAATTCGATTACGATTACGAAGCTGTTGCTAAATTATGGAACCATGGATCAGTTATCCGCGGCTGGCTGATGGAACTGGCTCAAGATGCCTTCTCTAAAGATCCGCATCTTGATCAGATTGCCGGACGTATGCATTCTTCTGGTGAAGGCAAGTGGACCATGGAAGAAGCCATGGACTTGCGTGTCCCGACACCTGTTATCGCCTTGTCATTGATGATGCGTTACCGTTCCATGCAGGACGATACCTTCACGGGCAAAGTAGTTGCTGCTTTGCGTCACGAATTCGGCGGCCATGCAGTCGACAAAAAAGCCTAA
- a CDS encoding alpha/beta hydrolase, which translates to MLRWLFRIFILLIVVYIAACAYFFNVAEIRNNHNNRDYTYEGLTPTSRPYVDDFQQRFSQSGRQLTIQNRGLALDADYLPAARPTNKTVIVVHGFRSNKTGMKGYADMFYRLGYNTLTVDNRGHGQSQGNFVGFGWLDKNDVEAWIRYLVAQNKNVEIVPFGISMGGATVSMLSGDPLPANVRAIIEDSGYSSVEDEVAYQAKQMYHLPKDPIIPTVSLFSQYIAGYSYHEASTVKQVAKNTRPMLFMHGGADTYVPTRMVYSLYKADPDPRKQLWIAPGSGHVQAFGQHTAAYQAEVQKFLNLYFK; encoded by the coding sequence ATGTTACGTTGGTTATTTAGAATTTTTATTTTACTTATAGTTGTCTATATTGCGGCTTGTGCCTATTTCTTTAATGTTGCCGAGATTCGAAATAATCATAATAATCGTGATTATACCTATGAAGGGCTCACACCGACTTCGAGGCCTTATGTTGATGATTTTCAGCAGCGTTTTAGCCAATCCGGCCGGCAATTGACGATTCAAAATCGCGGTCTGGCCTTGGATGCTGATTATCTGCCGGCTGCCCGTCCGACTAATAAGACTGTGATTGTCGTGCATGGTTTTCGCAGCAATAAGACTGGTATGAAAGGCTACGCTGATATGTTCTACCGGCTGGGCTACAATACACTGACTGTCGATAATCGCGGTCACGGCCAGTCTCAAGGGAATTTTGTCGGTTTTGGCTGGCTGGATAAAAATGATGTCGAAGCCTGGATCCGATATCTAGTGGCGCAAAATAAGAATGTTGAGATTGTGCCTTTTGGTATTTCCATGGGTGGTGCGACCGTGTCGATGCTTTCTGGCGACCCGCTGCCGGCCAATGTGCGGGCGATTATCGAAGATTCCGGCTACAGCAGTGTCGAAGACGAGGTGGCTTATCAGGCCAAACAAATGTATCACCTGCCTAAAGACCCGATTATTCCGACTGTCAGCCTGTTTTCGCAATATATTGCCGGCTATTCTTATCACGAGGCAAGTACGGTCAAACAAGTGGCGAAGAACACGCGCCCGATGCTTTTCATGCATGGCGGGGCAGATACTTATGTGCCGACACGCATGGTTTACAGTCTTTATAAAGCTGACCCGGATCCGAGAAAACAACTATGGATTGCTCCTGGTTCCGGACATGTGCAGGCTTTTGGCCAGCATACGGCGGCTTATCAGGCGGAAGTACAGAAGTTTCTTAATCTGTATTTTAAGTAA
- a CDS encoding MurR/RpiR family transcriptional regulator, whose translation MNNVAEAIRSQYQQLHPGEKKIADYILANQETVADATIQGLSHKIGTSTASISRFARHIGYPNFRDFLIALSAGRKSSSSDFFTEIKQEDQSEQIVKKLFSAGVSALTATAAKLDMADLNKVVDWLISSSKIGFFGIGGSSIVAFNAYHKFLRTNLNIVSHPDYDIQIMQAAHLTSRDLGIVISHSGRNQDTLLVENKLRENGSKIVAITAFPESPIAKNADIVLNSYSEEVNFRQESMSSLVAQITIIDTLFTLVGHRLNKETDQVIGAMRHVIEQTRVHK comes from the coding sequence ATGAATAATGTCGCAGAAGCAATCCGTTCACAATATCAGCAGCTCCACCCCGGCGAGAAAAAAATTGCCGATTACATTTTGGCTAATCAAGAGACAGTCGCCGATGCCACAATTCAAGGCCTGTCGCACAAAATCGGCACCTCGACCGCCTCGATTTCCCGTTTTGCCCGTCATATCGGCTACCCGAATTTCCGTGACTTTCTAATTGCACTGTCAGCTGGCAGAAAAAGCAGCAGTTCGGACTTTTTCACCGAGATCAAACAAGAAGATCAAAGCGAACAGATCGTGAAAAAACTGTTTTCTGCCGGTGTCTCAGCGCTGACGGCCACGGCCGCCAAATTAGACATGGCCGATTTGAACAAAGTCGTCGATTGGCTTATCTCATCATCGAAAATCGGCTTTTTCGGCATCGGCGGCTCATCGATTGTGGCCTTTAACGCCTATCACAAGTTCTTGCGCACGAATCTGAATATCGTCAGCCATCCAGACTACGATATCCAAATCATGCAGGCAGCTCATCTGACCAGCCGCGATCTTGGGATCGTTATCAGCCACTCCGGCCGAAATCAGGACACCTTATTAGTAGAAAACAAGCTTCGGGAAAACGGCTCAAAAATCGTTGCCATCACAGCCTTTCCAGAATCACCAATCGCAAAAAATGCCGATATCGTTTTAAATTCCTACTCTGAAGAAGTCAATTTCCGTCAAGAATCCATGAGTTCTTTGGTTGCCCAGATCACGATTATCGACACACTCTTTACGCTGGTTGGCCATCGCTTGAATAAAGAGACAGATCAGGTTATCGGTGCCATGCGGCACGTGATCGAGCAGACACGCGTGCACAAATAG
- a CDS encoding Gfo/Idh/MocA family protein: MPQTYHWAIVGLGHIAEEFAKAFQSDKGQLYAVCSRSIEKAEAFAAAHKIPKAYGSLDDLLADPVVDIVYVATPHNFHIQTILPALKAGKHVLSEKAITMTSSELASAVELADQQQLVLAEAMTVYHMPLYAKLHQFAKDRQLGGLKMIQVSFGSYKEADPTNRFFNPQLAGGALLDIGVYALAFAAEFLQGRPQVTGTSMHRFTSGVDESSTISLRTDQDELANVSLTFRAKMPKMGIAAYEHGYITIMDFPRADQAVFTATDGSTEIIKAGDSKSAMAYEVHDFQEMVAGQESNNSLKKTQAVMRLMTEVRNQWDFRYPFEK, encoded by the coding sequence ATGCCGCAAACATATCATTGGGCAATTGTTGGTCTCGGCCATATCGCCGAGGAATTTGCAAAAGCGTTTCAATCAGATAAGGGACAGCTTTATGCGGTCTGCTCGCGATCTATTGAAAAAGCCGAAGCTTTCGCTGCGGCACACAAGATTCCGAAAGCCTATGGCAGTTTGGATGATCTGCTGGCTGATCCGGTCGTGGATATTGTTTACGTGGCCACGCCGCATAATTTTCACATTCAGACGATTCTGCCGGCTTTAAAAGCTGGCAAACACGTACTGAGTGAGAAAGCCATTACGATGACCAGCTCAGAATTGGCGTCAGCAGTCGAATTAGCTGATCAGCAGCAGCTGGTCTTAGCAGAAGCGATGACCGTTTATCACATGCCTTTGTACGCCAAACTGCATCAATTTGCCAAGGATCGTCAATTAGGCGGCCTGAAAATGATTCAAGTTAGTTTCGGCAGTTATAAAGAAGCTGACCCGACCAACCGATTTTTTAATCCGCAATTGGCCGGTGGTGCTTTACTAGATATTGGCGTCTATGCTTTGGCCTTTGCGGCTGAATTTTTACAGGGCCGGCCGCAGGTGACGGGTACGAGCATGCATCGTTTTACCAGCGGTGTGGATGAATCTTCGACCATTTCTCTGCGGACAGATCAGGATGAATTGGCCAATGTATCACTGACTTTTCGTGCCAAAATGCCGAAAATGGGCATTGCTGCTTATGAACATGGCTACATCACGATCATGGATTTTCCAAGAGCCGACCAAGCTGTTTTCACAGCCACAGATGGCAGCACTGAGATTATCAAGGCTGGCGACAGCAAATCGGCCATGGCCTATGAAGTCCACGATTTTCAGGAAATGGTAGCTGGGCAAGAAAGCAATAATAGTCTGAAAAAGACACAGGCCGTCATGCGCCTGATGACTGAAGTCCGCAATCAGTGGGATTTCCGTTATCCCTTTGAAAAATGA
- a CDS encoding ABC transporter permease, whose product MNKTWIVAKHVFLKNLKSPAYYWMLLSPFIFILVGIGIAALVTNSISDNKPSLGVVANRQQVQAIRASLKGQADVRRQDTAAQARKSLSKEHIDAYLTVSSDYAKATLVSNNKSDATIDADTVRQAITNLKVQSAISSLNLTAEQVSSLSSPAVINSRYVSVTNGGTSNDNTNRGVRYAFAQFALVAIFIFLTVYVQMTGSEVGTEKGSRILDSILAAVPARQHFAGKVIAIVSLFIFQLIFYAILAVIAVMLAGPFGYARFLNLIDWSQLGSGYIISTSLITIGAIVIYIILAAVFASMVSRQEDVPQSTSTVMWVAIVPYFLGYAALAAANTPIFKIISFVPFFSQSVMPVRMSVGSATTLDGLVAFGLEVITIAIMLRFASGIYARNALNYDDGKPLAKLLRAFKKRRV is encoded by the coding sequence ATGAATAAGACCTGGATTGTAGCCAAACACGTTTTTCTCAAAAATCTGAAAAGCCCGGCCTATTATTGGATGCTGCTGTCGCCCTTTATTTTCATTCTTGTCGGTATCGGTATTGCGGCTTTGGTCACGAATTCGATTTCTGATAACAAGCCATCATTAGGCGTTGTCGCTAACAGACAGCAGGTGCAGGCAATCAGAGCCTCACTGAAAGGGCAGGCTGATGTCCGTCGTCAGGACACAGCTGCTCAAGCAAGAAAAAGCCTCTCCAAAGAACACATTGATGCTTATCTGACAGTTTCCAGCGACTATGCCAAGGCAACTTTGGTATCGAACAATAAATCCGATGCCACCATTGATGCCGACACGGTCCGTCAGGCGATCACGAATCTGAAAGTGCAATCTGCTATCAGCAGCTTGAATTTGACAGCGGAGCAAGTTAGTTCCTTGTCCAGCCCGGCCGTGATTAACAGCCGTTATGTTTCTGTGACAAACGGCGGTACCAGCAACGATAATACAAATCGCGGCGTGCGTTATGCTTTTGCTCAGTTTGCCTTGGTCGCGATCTTCATCTTCCTGACCGTCTATGTCCAGATGACTGGTAGTGAAGTGGGGACGGAAAAAGGGTCACGGATCCTCGACAGTATCTTGGCGGCCGTTCCTGCCCGTCAGCATTTTGCCGGCAAGGTGATTGCAATTGTCTCGCTATTTATTTTCCAGTTGATTTTCTATGCCATCTTAGCTGTGATTGCCGTTATGCTAGCTGGACCATTCGGCTATGCACGTTTTCTCAATCTAATCGATTGGTCGCAGCTGGGAAGCGGCTATATCATCTCGACTTCTTTGATTACGATCGGAGCTATTGTCATCTATATTATTTTGGCAGCTGTCTTTGCTTCAATGGTCAGCCGCCAAGAAGATGTACCGCAATCGACTTCGACGGTCATGTGGGTGGCGATTGTGCCTTATTTCCTGGGTTATGCAGCTTTGGCCGCAGCCAACACGCCAATTTTTAAAATTATTTCTTTCGTTCCTTTCTTCAGCCAATCGGTGATGCCGGTTAGAATGTCAGTCGGTTCGGCCACAACTTTGGATGGCCTGGTCGCCTTCGGCTTGGAAGTAATCACGATTGCCATTATGCTGCGTTTTGCATCTGGTATTTATGCACGCAATGCGCTGAATTATGATGATGGCAAACCGCTGGCCAAGTTACTGCGTGCGTTCAAAAAGCGTCGTGTGTGA
- the msrA gene encoding peptide-methionine (S)-S-oxide reductase MsrA: protein MTDEIQTAIFAGGCFWCMVEPFDSLPGIIKVRSGYTGGHVDNPTYEQVSSHTTGHTEAVKIWFDPAKMSYEKLVELYWQVTDPTDAGGQFQDRGDNYRPVIFVNSPEQRQIAEASKKQLAASGTFGDDPIVTTIEDAQTFWDAEDYHQDFYKYHQARMALQDMQRDHFIKQHWDTSKSAD, encoded by the coding sequence ATGACAGACGAAATTCAAACGGCTATCTTTGCCGGCGGTTGTTTCTGGTGCATGGTCGAACCCTTTGATTCACTTCCTGGTATTATCAAAGTGCGTTCCGGCTATACAGGCGGCCATGTCGACAACCCCACTTATGAGCAGGTCTCGTCACACACGACCGGTCATACCGAAGCAGTTAAAATCTGGTTCGATCCAGCAAAAATGTCTTATGAAAAACTGGTCGAACTTTATTGGCAAGTGACTGATCCCACGGATGCGGGTGGCCAATTCCAAGATCGCGGCGATAATTATCGACCGGTCATCTTTGTCAATTCACCAGAACAGCGCCAAATTGCTGAGGCTTCTAAAAAACAATTAGCTGCTTCAGGGACATTTGGCGATGACCCGATCGTGACAACAATTGAAGATGCCCAGACTTTCTGGGATGCTGAAGATTATCATCAAGATTTTTACAAATACCATCAAGCACGCATGGCGTTACAGGATATGCAGCGTGACCATTTCATCAAACAACATTGGGACACCAGCAAAAGTGCTGATTAA
- a CDS encoding MFS transporter, with translation MIALGIFTFMSVLDGSIVNIALPSISKDLAIPLNQATWTVIVYLIVISGLLLLFGRMGDVFGKIKIFKIGTIIFTIGSFLAGISRFGLYFLLAARVVQAVGASMTMSTSFGITTSNFPASMRARAMSVIGMFVSLGAIAGPAIGGAILSIFNWTFIFWVNVPIGLIAIVIGIKYFPQDTIAQPNEKIDYSGSTLFFSFVAVFFLAINAAEVVGFQDIWVIIGLVVALLLLAAFIKVENLIKFPMIKLEIFKNQLYSISLTTAFLVFAVNSYTNILMPFYLQDLRGLTPGQSGLILMAFPIANFIFSPISGWAGDKFDKELITLIGLAGLMLSQVGYLLINGGSPYLLIILTLIANGTSAAIFQSPNNALTMSTVPKPLLGIAGSVTALARNIGFIVGNTFATTMLFLGMSHLDGRRVLNYLPAHPDYFLQAMHWSFIFAAVLALVAFVLTLYRMLKRQVLQKYIAKN, from the coding sequence ATGATCGCATTAGGCATTTTCACTTTTATGAGCGTTCTGGACGGCTCAATTGTGAATATTGCCCTGCCCTCAATCTCAAAAGATCTGGCCATTCCGCTAAACCAGGCAACTTGGACTGTGATTGTTTATTTAATCGTGATCTCGGGTCTATTGCTGCTGTTCGGCCGTATGGGAGATGTTTTTGGTAAAATCAAAATCTTTAAAATCGGTACGATCATCTTCACAATTGGTTCCTTTTTAGCCGGCATTTCCCGTTTCGGCCTCTACTTCTTGCTAGCAGCGCGTGTCGTACAAGCTGTGGGCGCTTCAATGACCATGTCGACAAGCTTTGGAATCACGACCTCTAATTTCCCAGCCAGCATGCGGGCACGAGCCATGTCTGTGATCGGGATGTTCGTCTCCTTGGGCGCAATTGCCGGTCCAGCTATCGGTGGCGCCATCCTGAGTATCTTCAATTGGACTTTCATTTTTTGGGTAAACGTGCCGATCGGTTTGATCGCCATCGTGATCGGTATCAAATATTTTCCGCAAGATACGATTGCCCAGCCCAACGAAAAAATCGACTACAGTGGTTCAACACTTTTCTTCTCCTTTGTCGCTGTTTTCTTCTTAGCGATTAATGCCGCCGAGGTAGTTGGTTTCCAAGATATTTGGGTCATCATCGGCTTGGTCGTGGCCCTTTTGCTTTTAGCAGCCTTCATCAAAGTCGAGAATTTAATCAAGTTTCCAATGATCAAACTCGAAATTTTCAAAAACCAGCTTTATTCCATTTCTTTGACAACGGCTTTTCTCGTCTTTGCGGTGAACTCCTATACAAATATCCTGATGCCCTTTTATTTGCAGGATCTTCGCGGCCTGACACCGGGTCAATCCGGCCTGATTTTAATGGCCTTTCCGATTGCCAATTTTATTTTTTCGCCGATTTCCGGATGGGCCGGCGACAAATTTGATAAAGAACTGATTACATTAATCGGTTTAGCCGGACTAATGCTCAGCCAGGTTGGCTACTTATTGATCAACGGCGGCTCACCCTATCTATTAATTATCCTGACCTTGATTGCAAACGGGACTTCGGCCGCCATCTTCCAGTCACCTAATAACGCTTTGACAATGAGTACAGTTCCCAAGCCTTTGTTAGGCATTGCCGGATCTGTCACCGCTTTAGCCAGAAATATTGGTTTTATTGTCGGCAATACATTTGCCACAACCATGCTGTTTCTCGGTATGAGTCATCTGGACGGACGACGTGTTTTAAATTATCTGCCTGCGCATCCTGATTATTTTCTGCAAGCCATGCACTGGAGCTTTATATTCGCCGCAGTCTTGGCTTTGGTAGCTTTTGTCCTGACCCTGTACCGCATGCTGAAACGACAAGTTCTCCAAAAATATATTGCTAAAAATTAA
- a CDS encoding DUF368 domain-containing protein, giving the protein MKNKSAVNPILDYLLRFFKGVFIALGFILPGVSGGVLAAILGIYERLLAFMAHPLKHFWLNVRYFLPVGIGALAGIIALANPIGWLLTNYNLIVMWAFAGAILGTVPSLYKQAGQKGRHKSDWLALAIAFIVSFTFLANMDNLFGQLPANFASWLLAGALIAMGIIIPGLSPSNFLLLLGLFDPMITAFKAGSLSVFLPMAIGALLALALFSRLVAAILDHYYSKLYHAILGIVLASTLLIVLPPVADYSQLDLMQGILAFVMFVLGCLLGWWMGGLEEKYK; this is encoded by the coding sequence GTGAAAAATAAGTCTGCTGTTAACCCGATTCTCGATTACCTGCTCCGTTTTTTCAAAGGTGTCTTTATTGCTCTGGGATTTATCCTTCCGGGCGTTTCCGGTGGTGTCCTAGCCGCTATTTTAGGTATTTATGAACGTTTGCTGGCCTTTATGGCTCATCCCCTGAAACATTTTTGGTTAAACGTCCGCTATTTTCTGCCGGTTGGGATCGGCGCGCTGGCCGGCATTATTGCCTTGGCTAATCCGATTGGTTGGCTGCTAACCAACTATAACCTGATTGTTATGTGGGCCTTTGCTGGTGCAATTCTTGGCACGGTTCCGTCCCTATATAAACAGGCCGGACAAAAAGGCCGCCATAAAAGTGATTGGCTGGCTTTAGCTATCGCTTTTATCGTGTCATTTACTTTTTTGGCCAATATGGATAATTTGTTCGGGCAGCTGCCGGCTAATTTTGCTAGCTGGTTATTAGCCGGTGCTTTAATTGCCATGGGGATTATTATTCCCGGCTTGAGCCCATCGAATTTTCTGTTGTTGTTAGGCTTGTTTGATCCGATGATTACGGCTTTTAAAGCCGGCAGCTTGTCAGTATTTCTGCCGATGGCGATTGGCGCACTGCTGGCGTTAGCACTGTTTTCCCGTTTAGTGGCGGCAATTTTGGATCATTATTACAGCAAACTTTATCACGCGATTTTGGGCATCGTGCTTGCTTCGACGCTGTTGATCGTGCTGCCGCCTGTGGCCGATTACAGCCAGCTGGATTTGATGCAGGGCATACTGGCATTTGTGATGTTTGTCTTGGGCTGCCTGCTTGGCTGGTGGATGGGCGGATTAGAAGAAAAGTACAAATAG
- a CDS encoding fructosamine kinase family protein: MFTLSREFLQKVPTDSPVVDFQEVHGGDINRAYALTDSQGRHYFLKVQPKSVPEFFQHEADGLHLLGQAARVPKVLALGEVGKDQWLLLEYLHTTNSGNQYALGQGLAKIHAITSPNHKFGLDSDFKAGKTIKINSWQSDWTNFFIEQRLNVLRRLLISEGKWQDDAAYNQAISIFRKLMAKRQVQPSLLHGDFWAGNFMFDADNGEAIFIDPDVYYGDSEFDIGITTVFGGFTRDFYAGYQSIRPFQTGVDQRLMFYQLYYLMVHAHLFSGSYISAYRGKLRQIISQ; this comes from the coding sequence ATGTTTACTTTAAGTCGAGAATTTTTGCAAAAAGTACCGACAGATTCGCCAGTCGTTGATTTCCAAGAAGTCCATGGCGGCGACATCAATCGGGCTTATGCTTTGACCGACAGTCAAGGGCGGCACTATTTTCTTAAAGTCCAGCCCAAATCAGTGCCGGAATTTTTCCAGCACGAAGCCGATGGGCTGCATTTATTAGGCCAGGCTGCCCGTGTGCCTAAGGTACTTGCTTTGGGTGAAGTCGGCAAAGATCAGTGGCTCTTATTAGAGTACCTGCACACAACTAACAGCGGCAATCAATACGCGCTGGGCCAGGGGTTAGCCAAGATTCACGCGATCACGAGTCCGAACCATAAATTTGGCTTGGATAGCGATTTTAAAGCCGGAAAAACAATCAAAATCAACAGCTGGCAGTCTGATTGGACCAATTTTTTTATCGAACAACGCCTGAATGTCTTGCGCCGTCTCTTAATTTCCGAAGGCAAATGGCAGGATGACGCGGCTTATAATCAGGCAATTTCGATTTTCCGCAAGTTAATGGCAAAACGCCAAGTTCAACCCAGCCTGCTTCATGGTGATTTTTGGGCAGGCAATTTTATGTTCGATGCCGATAATGGCGAAGCGATTTTCATCGATCCGGACGTTTACTATGGCGATAGCGAATTCGATATCGGTATTACGACTGTTTTTGGCGGCTTCACGCGCGATTTTTATGCGGGTTACCAGAGTATCCGACCTTTTCAAACCGGTGTCGATCAACGCCTGATGTTCTATCAGCTTTATTACTTAATGGTGCATGCTCATCTATTTTCCGGATCCTATATTAGTGCCTATCGCGGCAAACTGCGCCAGATTATTTCACAGTAA
- a CDS encoding ABC transporter ATP-binding protein, with product MLKLENISKTFGDLRAVVDESWELADGRILGLIGQNGAGKSTTFKMILNFIEADSGQITWNGRKIDSQVMNEIGFLPEERGLYPDVKIGEQILYFAELHGKSRQEIRPKMQQWMDKFDVKGKLTDKVKKLSKGNQQKVQLITALIHEPKLIILDEPFSGLDPVNAQILLDIIVEQKKNGAAIIYSSHDMNNVSAIADDVIMLNRGHVVLNGETGQVRQSFGRTMIYLESPATKAELSAIPGVVSVEDYAGGLQVTLSDPKVGRQVFELATKNGYITAFDQQPPTLEQIFKMKIGQDAIDEAEKEELTHE from the coding sequence ATGTTAAAACTCGAAAATATCAGCAAGACCTTCGGGGATCTTCGCGCGGTTGTCGACGAGTCTTGGGAACTGGCCGATGGCCGGATTCTAGGATTAATCGGTCAAAACGGCGCTGGGAAATCCACGACCTTTAAGATGATCCTGAACTTTATCGAAGCGGATTCCGGCCAGATTACCTGGAACGGCCGCAAAATTGACAGCCAGGTCATGAATGAGATTGGCTTTCTGCCGGAAGAACGCGGCTTGTACCCGGATGTGAAAATCGGCGAACAGATTCTTTACTTTGCTGAACTGCATGGTAAATCGCGCCAGGAAATCCGGCCGAAAATGCAGCAGTGGATGGATAAATTTGATGTTAAAGGCAAGCTGACTGATAAAGTCAAAAAGCTGTCAAAAGGAAATCAGCAAAAAGTCCAGCTGATCACAGCCTTGATTCATGAACCAAAATTAATTATTTTAGACGAACCGTTCAGCGGTTTGGATCCGGTCAACGCGCAGATTTTATTGGATATTATTGTTGAACAGAAAAAGAATGGCGCCGCGATTATTTACTCATCACATGACATGAATAATGTCTCGGCGATCGCTGACGATGTGATTATGCTTAATCGCGGCCACGTTGTCTTAAATGGTGAGACCGGTCAAGTCCGCCAGTCCTTTGGCCGGACCATGATTTATTTGGAATCGCCTGCAACAAAAGCCGAGCTATCTGCAATTCCAGGCGTTGTCAGTGTCGAGGATTATGCCGGCGGCCTGCAGGTGACTTTATCGGATCCAAAAGTCGGACGCCAAGTCTTTGAGCTGGCGACTAAAAACGGCTATATCACAGCGTTTGATCAACAACCGCCAACTTTGGAACAAATTTTCAAGATGAAAATCGGTCAGGATGCCATTGACGAGGCCGAAAAGGAGGAACTTACTCATGAATAA
- a CDS encoding helix-turn-helix domain-containing protein translates to MFPERLRALRRGKGITLKQLAKALNRNLAKGESKNTESQIGNWERGERNPNYLEVKKLADYFDVSMDYLVGRYNNDQVDLAKAMITTSKLTYNDTPLDNNDKYEILQLVSGYLHARGRRSTGDLLNIDHQETLDLFDNHNGF, encoded by the coding sequence ATGTTTCCAGAGAGACTCAGAGCTTTGCGGCGCGGTAAAGGGATCACCTTAAAACAGCTCGCAAAAGCATTAAATCGGAATTTGGCCAAGGGCGAATCAAAGAACACGGAATCCCAGATTGGCAATTGGGAACGCGGCGAGAGAAACCCGAATTACCTTGAAGTCAAAAAATTGGCCGATTATTTTGATGTCTCGATGGATTATTTGGTCGGCCGCTACAATAACGATCAGGTTGACTTGGCTAAGGCCATGATCACGACTTCTAAGCTGACCTATAACGATACGCCGCTGGACAATAACGACAAGTACGAAATTCTCCAGCTCGTTTCCGGCTATCTGCACGCTCGCGGACGCCGTTCGACCGGTGATTTGCTGAATATCGATCATCAAGAGACTCTGGATTTATTCGACAACCACAATGGCTTTTAA